One region of Drosophila kikkawai strain 14028-0561.14 chromosome 2R, DkikHiC1v2, whole genome shotgun sequence genomic DNA includes:
- the Gr47a gene encoding uncharacterized protein Gr47a, with the protein MNRPTINTGLIGLTYKPIKWASMSCSWSVGKMVGTWSLFCSFLSRFMALNGLNTYYFNAKKNGFKDSWKLKLYCLVHHLLCLVALGRMLYNSAGDMRISVSILTMGGTAGFCIHSCWQRRQGIRKLAQELIRMEAKSFWGLPSGSMLRHRFYLKLVFVSITLLRIHLFYPFYLKRLVPHLFLLNLGSYWLVYNMLLAAVFGFYCVMWQICRSQEMINNRMLLLLTRTRQRNRLSEMTRCLKLYSKVLHLSDQVNLEYGHVSVCVLACKSWFQITFGYEIFQMVAAPQSIDMSLGIRIFVFLSYILDAINLFYATDVAEMFIKLREDSWRILRETNRMDRLLSMFTLKLSLHPQRVVFLNVFTFDRKLTLTLFAKSMLYTICWLQGDYNKLKS; encoded by the exons ATGAATCGCCCAACTATAAATACGGGCCTAATTGGCCTGACCTATAAGCCTATAAAGTGGGCCTCGATGTCCTGCTCTTGGTCAGTTGGCAAAATGGTTGGAACCTGGTCGCTGTTCTGTAGTTTCCTCAGCAGATTCATGGCTCTAAACGGACTAAACACCTACTATTTCAACGCGAAGAAGAACGGTTTTAAGGACTCCTGGAAGCTGAAGTTATACTGCCTGGTACACCACCTACTCTGCCTTGTGGCTCTTGGCAGGATGCTGTACAATTCCGCCGGAGATATGAGGATAAGTGTGAGCATCCTTACCATGGGCGGCACTGCCGGCTTTTGCATACACTCATGCTGGCAGAGGAGGCAGGGGATCCGGAAGCTGGCCCAGGAGCTCATCCGCATGGAGGCCAAGTCCTTCTGGGGACTGCCAAGCGGCTCTATGCTGAGGCATAGATTCTACCTGAAACTGGTGTTTGTCTCAATCACCCTGCTGAGGATCCACCTGTTTTATCCCTTCTACCTGAAGCGTCTGGTGCCTCATCTGTTCCTCTTGAACCTGGGCTCCTATTGGCTGGTGTACAACATGCTCCTGGCCGCCGTCTTTGGCTTCTACTGTGTGATGTGGCAGATCTGTCGCAGCCAGGAGATGATCAATAATaggatgctgctgctcctgaccAGAACTAGGCAGAGGAACAGGCTTTCAGAGATGACACGCTGCCTGAAACTCTACTCAAAGGTGCTCCATCTGTCAGACCAAGTTAACCTCGAGTATGGACACGTTTCGGTCTGCGTTTTGGCCTGCAAGAGCTGGTTCCAGATCACCTTTGGCTACGAGATATTCCAGATGGTGGCCGCCCCTCAGTCCATTGACATGAGCCTGGGCATTCGAATTTTTGTGTTTCTGAGCTATATCCTGGATGCCATTAACCTGTTTTATGCCACGGATGTGGCCGAAATGTTCATCAAGTTGAGGGAGGACTCATGGCGCATTTTGCGCGAGACAAACAGGATGGATCGCTTG CTGTCAATGTTCACCCTAAAACTGTCCCTGCATCCCCAGCGGGTTGTCTTTCTTAACGTGTTCACCTTTGACCGAAAACTGACGCTGACGCTCTTTGCCAAGTCAATGCTGTACACAATCTGCTGGCTGCAAGGCGACTACAACAAGCTCAAGTCCTAG
- the LOC108085156 gene encoding uncharacterized protein codes for MRMLCDRFAALMAGTFVGMWYSMNFPPLELPDLGGDKDKGKDSKK; via the coding sequence ATGCGTATGCTATGCGATCGATTCGCCGCCCTAATGGCGGGCACTTTTGTGGGCATGTGGTACTCTATGAACTTTCCACCTCTTGAGCTGCCAGATTTAGGTGGTGACAAGGACAAAGGCAAGGACAGCAAGAAATAG
- the LOC108085158 gene encoding uncharacterized protein, with protein sequence MHLMCERLSAVFAGVVAGLWFAKTFPAEAPKKDEKKK encoded by the coding sequence ATGCATTTGATGTGCGAACGTCTATCGGCTGTTTTTGCTGGCGTCGTGGCAGGCTTGTGGTTTGCCAAGACCTTCCCCGCGGAAGCCCCCAAGAAGGACGAAAAGAAGAAATAG
- the LOC108085157 gene encoding uncharacterized protein, with product MPSCKRTEVRRVCRPMPSLLARLNCTPCNRVVFFLVGVGLGVFFVRNKDSKDKSSDKKDDKKKK from the coding sequence ATGCCCAGTTGTAAGCGCACCGAGGTCCGGCGCGTCTGCCGCCCGATGCCCTCGCTCCTGGCCCGGCTCAACTGCACGCCATGCAATCGGGTCGTGTTCTTTCTGGTTGGAGTGGGACTCGGCGTCTTCTTCGTGCGAAACAAGGACTCCAAGGACAAGTCGAGCGACAAGAAGGAtgacaagaagaagaagtgA
- the LOC121502884 gene encoding uncharacterized protein, translating to MCDKQDCPPPPRCCPPPPPSCRPPPSMFQKLNCVACNRFVFFLIGAGIGLYWDKLKQDAKKAAEEDAKPPKQKEQERKEREKAKADKEKADKEKADKEKKEKEKADKERAEKEKKEKAAKEKAEKENKGKEKK from the coding sequence ATGTGCGACAAGCAGGATTGTCCCCCACCTCCGCGGTGCTGCCCACCGCCTCCTCCGAGCTGTCGCCCACCACCCTCAATGTTTCAAAAACTAAACTGTGTTGCCTGCAATcggtttgttttctttctaaTTGGCGCTGGGATAGGACTCTACTGGGACAAGCTCAAGCAGGATGCGAAGAAGGCGGCGGAAGAGGACGCCAAGCCGCCAAagcagaaggagcaggagcgcAAGGAGCGCGAGAAGGCGAAGGCCGACAAGGAGAAGGCCGACAAGGAGAAGGCGGacaaggagaagaaggagaaggagaaggccGACAAGGAGAGGGCGGAAAAAGAGAAGAAGGAAAAGGCCGCTAAGGAGAAGGCGGAGAAAGAGAACAAGGGCAAGGAGAAGAAATAG